In a genomic window of Bradyrhizobium sp. LLZ17:
- a CDS encoding dienelactone hydrolase family protein, translating to MAQELVRFDSAPVRLGQLQQRLARERGEAPKAADTIEGYLAKPEGDGPFAAIVSLHGCDGLSKDDRKSIAQSVTGLGYVSLAVDSFATRGIKDACTKPMPALMLARQADALGALSYLSKLPFVDPQRIAVLGGSMGGTVALELASSHHVETFDAPRDLKFKAAVAYFPGCGFASEELIVPTLILIGELDDWLPARDCELWMKRRADRGAPVKLVVYPGAYHAFSVPAFADGREMYGHWLKYDAEAARKAIMETQSFLSAQFSH from the coding sequence ATGGCACAAGAGTTGGTCAGGTTCGACAGTGCTCCAGTCCGCCTTGGCCAGCTCCAGCAGCGCTTGGCGCGCGAGCGTGGCGAAGCCCCGAAGGCGGCGGATACGATCGAGGGCTACCTCGCGAAACCTGAGGGCGACGGCCCATTCGCCGCCATTGTGTCTCTCCATGGATGCGATGGACTTTCGAAAGATGACCGAAAGTCCATCGCTCAATCCGTGACCGGTTTGGGGTATGTGTCACTTGCAGTCGATAGCTTTGCGACCCGTGGCATCAAAGACGCCTGCACCAAACCGATGCCTGCCCTGATGCTTGCCCGCCAAGCTGATGCCTTAGGCGCTCTATCCTATCTTTCCAAACTTCCTTTTGTCGATCCTCAACGTATCGCTGTCCTTGGAGGATCGATGGGTGGAACGGTTGCGCTGGAATTAGCGTCGTCCCACCACGTGGAAACATTCGACGCTCCTCGGGATCTGAAGTTCAAGGCCGCGGTGGCCTATTTTCCGGGGTGCGGCTTTGCTTCCGAGGAACTCATCGTTCCCACTTTAATCCTGATCGGCGAACTCGACGACTGGTTGCCTGCGAGGGACTGCGAACTTTGGATGAAGCGGCGAGCCGACAGGGGCGCGCCGGTTAAGCTGGTCGTCTATCCCGGTGCCTATCACGCCTTTAGCGTTCCGGCTTTCGCCGACGGCAGGGAAATGTACGGGCACTGGCTCAAGTACGATGCGGAAGCGGCCAGGAAGGCAATCATGGAGACGCAGAGTTTCCTCTCTGCTCAATTCTCCCATTGA
- a CDS encoding lipocalin-like domain-containing protein: MSAATPANHLVPTRKGRALFTPDGYAAFIIVGANRKPATNNDETAALLKSLNVYTGKFIIDGDKFTTKVDISGNELLSGQDQVRFFKLDGDRLSIRTAEQVSSVGIYQGKKVVGTLAWEREP, from the coding sequence TTGTCGGCGGCGACGCCAGCGAACCATTTGGTCCCAACCCGAAAAGGTAGAGCGCTTTTCACGCCCGACGGATATGCGGCCTTCATCATTGTGGGGGCAAATCGCAAGCCTGCAACAAACAACGACGAGACGGCGGCGCTCCTCAAGTCGTTGAATGTCTACACCGGAAAATTCATCATCGACGGAGACAAGTTCACGACCAAAGTCGACATTTCGGGCAACGAGCTCCTCAGCGGGCAGGATCAGGTGAGATTTTTCAAGCTAGACGGTGACCGGCTGAGCATCCGAACCGCTGAACAAGTCAGCTCCGTGGGCATCTATCAGGGTAAGAAAGTCGTCGGCACTCTCGCTTGGGAACGCGAACCTTGA
- a CDS encoding MBL fold metallo-hydrolase has protein sequence MSDISHRDPALGAAGAYAAFGLDRPVTFVDAAHAQQSVTQPFRKYKVGDIEIFSLIDGMRDVPLREGMVRNVSVEQVKTVLRGAGFPDNQAPLRFIVMALKLRDQVVLIDSGTGGHPIYGEGNGRLFESMAAAGLDPKAVKTILVSHLHGDHIYGLMNNESDAQVFPDADIVVPAAELKWWTRPGVESIDLGPTRKGLAQRIQATVATWKNVRTFEGEPELLPGVHAVQAPGHSPGMVAHLVTSGGEQFLISADVVNLAPHISTNPEWQLSIDQDPQMAVETRRKIFDRVVADKLTISGTHWLMPNVGTLAKDGNSYVFSAEG, from the coding sequence ATGTCCGATATCTCGCATCGGGACCCGGCACTTGGCGCAGCCGGTGCTTACGCCGCGTTTGGACTCGACAGGCCGGTCACGTTTGTCGACGCGGCTCACGCTCAACAGTCCGTCACTCAACCTTTCCGCAAATACAAGGTCGGCGACATTGAAATCTTCTCTTTGATTGATGGCATGCGTGACGTTCCGCTGCGGGAGGGCATGGTCAGGAATGTCAGCGTCGAACAGGTCAAGACCGTGTTGCGCGGTGCCGGTTTTCCCGATAATCAGGCGCCCCTGCGGTTTATCGTCATGGCGCTCAAGCTGCGCGATCAAGTGGTCCTGATCGACTCGGGTACCGGCGGTCATCCGATTTATGGTGAGGGGAACGGCCGACTATTCGAGAGCATGGCGGCGGCGGGCCTTGACCCCAAGGCAGTCAAGACGATCCTCGTCTCCCATCTCCACGGCGACCACATTTATGGCCTCATGAACAATGAGAGCGATGCGCAGGTCTTCCCGGATGCCGACATCGTGGTGCCCGCCGCGGAATTGAAATGGTGGACGCGCCCGGGGGTCGAGTCGATCGATCTCGGACCGACACGCAAAGGCCTCGCCCAGCGAATTCAGGCCACGGTGGCGACTTGGAAAAACGTCAGGACCTTTGAGGGAGAACCGGAGCTCCTGCCCGGTGTGCACGCCGTTCAGGCGCCCGGCCATAGCCCGGGAATGGTCGCGCATCTGGTCACCTCCGGCGGCGAACAGTTCCTGATCAGCGCTGACGTGGTCAATCTTGCACCACACATTTCAACAAATCCCGAGTGGCAGCTCTCTATCGACCAGGATCCGCAGATGGCTGTCGAAACGCGAAGGAAGATCTTCGATCGCGTGGTCGCCGACAAGCTCACCATTTCGGGTACTCACTGGTTGATGCCGAACGTTGGCACGCTGGCCAAGGATGGCAACAGCTACGTATTCTCAGCCGAGGGGTAG
- a CDS encoding NADP-dependent oxidoreductase has product MKAIVVTDKAAGKAGMKLVNRPEPQAAINDVIVQVQASGFVPTELEWPSTWTDRLGRGRTPSIPGHELAGVVTALGYGTTGLSVGQRVFGLADWYRDGTLAEYVAMEARNLAPLPGDVDYTVGASLPVSGLTAWQGLFQHGRLQAGQSVLAHGAAGAVGSMVTQLAREAGAYVIGTGRAADRQAVLEFGAKEFVDLDNDALEDVGQVDLVFDVIGGDIQKRSAGVIRAGGTLVTIVGPAEARPANGLAVDFVVESDRAQLSEIVQRVRDGRLRTNIGKISTLDEAVAALNPTERRKGNTIVRVRP; this is encoded by the coding sequence ATGAAGGCGATCGTTGTAACGGACAAGGCCGCGGGAAAGGCCGGGATGAAGCTGGTGAACCGGCCGGAACCGCAGGCGGCGATCAACGACGTCATCGTTCAGGTTCAGGCGTCGGGATTTGTCCCGACTGAGCTGGAGTGGCCCTCGACCTGGACCGATCGTCTCGGCCGTGGTCGAACGCCGTCGATCCCCGGGCACGAGCTCGCCGGAGTGGTCACCGCTCTCGGCTACGGCACGACCGGGCTGTCGGTGGGGCAGCGCGTGTTCGGCCTTGCCGACTGGTATCGCGACGGCACGCTGGCGGAGTATGTCGCCATGGAGGCGCGCAACCTGGCGCCGCTGCCGGGCGACGTCGACTACACGGTGGGCGCGAGCCTGCCGGTTTCGGGCCTGACCGCATGGCAAGGGCTGTTTCAACACGGCCGCCTTCAGGCGGGGCAGAGCGTGCTGGCGCACGGCGCTGCCGGCGCAGTCGGATCGATGGTGACGCAACTCGCGCGAGAGGCCGGCGCCTATGTCATCGGCACCGGACGCGCGGCCGACCGTCAGGCGGTGCTCGAGTTCGGCGCGAAGGAGTTCGTCGACCTCGACAACGACGCCCTCGAAGACGTCGGCCAAGTCGATCTGGTGTTCGACGTGATCGGCGGTGACATCCAGAAGCGGTCCGCAGGAGTGATTCGAGCCGGAGGAACATTGGTGACGATCGTCGGGCCGGCCGAAGCGCGGCCCGCCAACGGCCTGGCGGTTGACTTCGTCGTCGAGTCCGATCGCGCCCAACTAAGTGAGATCGTCCAGCGGGTGCGGGACGGACGACTGCGGACGAACATCGGCAAGATCTCGACCCTCGACGAGGCCGTCGCCGCCTTGAATCCGACCGAGCGACGCAAGGGGAATACGATCGTCCGCGTTCGCCCCTGA
- a CDS encoding NAD(P)H-dependent oxidoreductase, which produces MNLFRLLQVRAAAGKPVRVALIGAGKFGSMFLAQVPHTPGLEVPVIIDIDRDRAREACRTVGWDADRIAATVFTDDGARAIAGGAMDVVVEATGNPAVGISHARAAIAAGKHIVMVNVEADALAGPLLAEEARKAGVVYSLAYGDQPALTAEMVDWARATGFGVVAAGKGTKYLPAYHDVTPDSVWQHYGLTAGEAQSAGMNPQMFNSFLDGTKSAIEMAAIANACGLDAPADGLLFPPCGVDDLPHIMRPRDKGGVLERSGVVEVVSSLERDGRPVFRDLRWGVYVVLEAPNDYAADCFRQYGLKTDASGRYAAMYKPYHLIGLELNISVLSAALRGEPTGQPYGFRGDVASVAKRNLRAGEMLDGEGGYTVWGRLVPAAASLKAGALPIGLAHRLKLKHDVAHGEIVRWSDVEFDANNETIRTRKAMEAAFANRGQLVSS; this is translated from the coding sequence ATGAACCTCTTCCGCCTCCTCCAGGTCCGCGCCGCCGCCGGCAAGCCTGTCCGCGTCGCCCTGATCGGCGCCGGGAAATTCGGCTCGATGTTTCTGGCGCAGGTGCCGCATACACCGGGGCTGGAGGTGCCTGTTATCATCGACATCGACCGCGACCGCGCGCGCGAAGCCTGCCGCACCGTCGGCTGGGACGCAGATCGCATCGCCGCGACCGTCTTCACCGATGACGGCGCACGTGCGATTGCCGGCGGCGCGATGGATGTGGTGGTGGAGGCGACCGGCAATCCGGCCGTCGGCATCAGTCATGCGCGGGCGGCGATCGCGGCGGGCAAGCATATCGTGATGGTCAATGTCGAGGCCGACGCGCTGGCCGGCCCCTTGCTCGCCGAGGAAGCGCGCAAGGCCGGCGTGGTCTATTCGCTCGCCTATGGCGACCAGCCGGCGCTGACGGCGGAGATGGTCGACTGGGCGCGCGCCACCGGCTTTGGCGTCGTCGCCGCCGGCAAGGGCACGAAATACCTGCCGGCCTATCACGACGTGACGCCGGATAGCGTCTGGCAGCATTACGGTCTCACCGCGGGCGAAGCGCAGTCGGCCGGCATGAACCCGCAGATGTTCAACTCCTTCCTCGACGGCACCAAATCGGCGATCGAGATGGCGGCGATCGCGAACGCGTGCGGGCTCGACGCGCCCGCGGACGGTCTGCTGTTTCCGCCCTGCGGTGTCGACGACCTGCCGCACATCATGCGTCCCCGCGACAAGGGCGGCGTGCTGGAACGCTCAGGCGTGGTGGAAGTCGTCTCCTCGCTCGAGCGCGACGGACGGCCGGTGTTTCGCGATCTGCGCTGGGGCGTCTATGTCGTGCTGGAGGCGCCGAACGACTACGCCGCCGATTGCTTCAGGCAGTACGGCCTGAAGACCGACGCCAGCGGTCGATATGCGGCGATGTACAAGCCCTATCATCTGATCGGGCTCGAGCTGAACATCTCGGTGCTGTCGGCGGCGCTGCGCGGCGAGCCGACCGGACAGCCTTACGGCTTCCGCGGCGACGTCGCCTCTGTGGCAAAACGCAATTTGCGCGCCGGCGAAATGCTGGACGGCGAAGGCGGCTACACCGTCTGGGGCAGACTGGTGCCGGCAGCCGCGAGCCTGAAGGCCGGCGCCCTGCCCATCGGGCTGGCGCATCGGCTGAAGCTGAAGCACGACGTCGCCCATGGCGAGATCGTACGCTGGAGCGATGTCGAATTCGACGCCAACAATGAGACGATCAGGACGCGGAAGGCGATGGAAGCGGCGTTTGCGAACCGGGGCCAGTTGGTGTCCTCGTAG
- a CDS encoding phytanoyl-CoA dioxygenase family protein — protein MRLSEAQLEFFHREGWLFLPELFSQEEVDLLAREAVGIYDTNRPEVWREKSGAPRTAFAAHLYNEAFRILGAHPRMIDPVVQLFGEQVYMHQFKINAKSAFTGDVWQWHQDYGTWKRDDGMPEPRAMNIAIFLDEVMPINGPLMLVPRSQNAGDLQASHDLATTSYPLWTLDEETVTRLVKQGGIVAPTGKPGGMLMFHGNLVHGSAGNITPYPRKIVYLTLNAVSNYIRNPTRPEYIAHRDFTPIRTVDDDALLRLARAPRQAAE, from the coding sequence ATGAGACTGTCCGAGGCGCAATTGGAATTCTTCCATCGCGAGGGCTGGCTGTTTTTGCCCGAACTGTTCAGCCAGGAGGAGGTCGATCTGCTCGCGCGCGAGGCGGTCGGGATCTATGACACCAACCGGCCCGAAGTCTGGCGCGAGAAGAGCGGCGCGCCGCGCACGGCCTTTGCCGCGCATCTCTACAACGAGGCGTTCCGCATCCTGGGCGCGCATCCGCGCATGATCGATCCGGTCGTGCAGCTGTTCGGCGAACAGGTCTACATGCACCAGTTCAAGATCAACGCGAAATCGGCCTTCACCGGCGACGTCTGGCAATGGCACCAGGATTACGGCACCTGGAAGCGCGACGACGGCATGCCGGAGCCGCGCGCGATGAACATCGCGATCTTCCTCGACGAGGTGATGCCGATCAACGGCCCCTTGATGCTGGTGCCGCGCAGCCAGAACGCCGGCGATCTCCAGGCCTCGCACGACCTTGCGACGACCTCCTATCCGCTGTGGACGCTGGACGAGGAGACCGTGACGCGGCTGGTCAAGCAAGGCGGCATCGTGGCGCCGACGGGAAAGCCGGGCGGCATGCTGATGTTCCACGGCAACCTCGTGCACGGCTCGGCCGGCAACATTACGCCCTATCCGCGCAAGATCGTATATCTGACGCTGAACGCGGTCTCGAACTACATCCGTAACCCCACGCGCCCGGAGTACATTGCGCATCGCGATTTCACGCCGATCAGGACGGTCGACGACGACGCGCTGCTGCGGCTCGCACGTGCGCCAAGGCAGGCGGCGGAGTAA
- a CDS encoding alpha/beta fold hydrolase, which produces MQSFRVNGYDMAYLEIGDGPPLVCVHGTLGDFRTWYSVLGPLSKSHRVISVSLRHFFPEHWDAVGDDYKMAQHTADVIAFIEQVRPAPVDLMGHSRGGHIAFRVAQARPDLLRRLVLAEPGGDLDASLPLPEGTPMHPPLAARTARSVEMIRAGDIEGALQNFYEGIEGDGSWRRVPAAAKQQLRDNALTFLGQINEQRRPYTLADAQAIRTPTLLIGGGATTGSLSMIWRVLAEHIAGARTAVIANAGHWMFEQAPLEYGEAVTAFLAESTSS; this is translated from the coding sequence ATGCAAAGCTTTCGCGTCAACGGTTACGACATGGCCTATCTCGAAATCGGAGACGGCCCGCCGCTGGTCTGCGTGCACGGCACGCTGGGGGATTTCCGCACCTGGTACTCGGTGCTCGGCCCGCTGTCGAAATCGCATCGGGTGATCTCGGTGAGCTTGCGGCACTTCTTTCCCGAGCATTGGGACGCCGTGGGCGACGACTACAAGATGGCGCAGCACACAGCCGACGTGATCGCCTTCATCGAGCAGGTCAGGCCCGCGCCGGTCGATCTGATGGGGCATTCGCGCGGCGGGCACATCGCGTTTCGCGTGGCGCAGGCGCGGCCGGATCTGCTGCGCAGACTGGTGCTGGCCGAGCCGGGCGGCGATCTCGATGCCAGCCTGCCTTTGCCCGAGGGCACGCCAATGCATCCGCCGCTCGCCGCGCGCACCGCCCGTTCGGTCGAGATGATCCGCGCCGGCGACATCGAAGGCGCGCTGCAGAACTTCTACGAAGGCATCGAAGGCGACGGCTCGTGGCGGCGGGTGCCGGCGGCGGCGAAGCAGCAATTGCGCGACAACGCGCTGACATTCCTCGGCCAGATCAACGAGCAGCGCAGGCCCTACACGCTCGCCGACGCGCAGGCGATCAGGACGCCGACGCTGCTGATCGGCGGAGGCGCGACCACCGGCAGCCTGTCGATGATCTGGCGCGTGCTCGCCGAACATATCGCGGGCGCCAGGACGGCGGTGATTGCCAATGCCGGGCACTGGATGTTCGAGCAGGCGCCGCTGGAATATGGCGAGGCGGTCACCGCGTTTCTGGCGGAGTCCACGAGCAGCTAG
- a CDS encoding alpha/beta fold hydrolase, protein MQSLHVNGYDMPYLDVGEDRGGPPLVCVHGSLNDFRVWGCVLGPLTQRRRVIAVSLRHFFPERWDGVGDTYSIAQHVDDVIAFIEKLDVGPVDLMGHSRGGHICFRVAQRRPELLRRLILAEPGGELDASLDPDYAGGPSPLLARFTASAEKIAAGDVDGGLAVFVDTLEGAGTWPRLPAMVKQNLRDNAMTLIGQVRDNRPPFSKADAASIKMPTLFILGARTKGLLPKVLHALATHVPYSKTAIIPNATHPMFEQAPQKYSEVVLDFLAG, encoded by the coding sequence ATGCAAAGCCTCCACGTCAACGGTTACGATATGCCCTATCTCGACGTGGGCGAGGACAGGGGCGGGCCGCCGCTGGTCTGCGTGCATGGCTCGCTCAACGATTTCCGCGTGTGGGGCTGCGTGCTTGGACCGCTGACACAGCGGCGCCGAGTCATAGCCGTCAGCCTGAGGCATTTCTTCCCCGAGCGGTGGGATGGGGTCGGCGACACCTATTCGATCGCCCAGCATGTCGACGACGTCATCGCGTTCATCGAGAAGCTCGATGTTGGTCCGGTCGACCTGATGGGCCATTCCCGTGGCGGACACATCTGCTTCCGCGTCGCGCAACGCCGGCCGGAGCTGCTGCGGCGGCTGATCCTCGCCGAACCCGGCGGCGAGCTCGATGCGAGCCTCGATCCCGACTATGCCGGCGGCCCCTCGCCGCTGCTGGCGCGCTTCACGGCCTCGGCCGAGAAGATCGCGGCCGGCGACGTCGACGGCGGTCTTGCCGTCTTCGTCGACACGCTGGAGGGTGCCGGCACCTGGCCGCGGTTGCCGGCGATGGTGAAGCAGAACCTGCGCGACAACGCCATGACGCTGATCGGCCAGGTCCGCGACAATCGCCCGCCGTTCTCGAAGGCGGATGCTGCGTCGATCAAGATGCCGACGCTGTTCATCCTGGGGGCGCGGACCAAGGGGCTGCTGCCGAAGGTGCTGCATGCGCTGGCGACGCATGTGCCGTACTCGAAGACGGCGATCATCCCGAACGCGACGCATCCGATGTTCGAGCAGGCGCCGCAAAAATACTCCGAAGTCGTCCTGGATTTTCTGGCGGGCTGA
- a CDS encoding methylated-DNA--[protein]-cysteine S-methyltransferase, translating into MTDQHFTLFDTRIGLCAIAWGPRGINGVQLPMGGEQKIRTRISQRHADAGEAEPTAEVREAIDRMVKMLAGEPDDLADIPLDLDGVPDFNRGVYEIARTIPPGKTMTYGDIAKRLGGVQLSRDVGQALGHNPCPIVVPCHRVLAAGNKPGGFSANGGVVTKLKMLEIEGALVNHTPSLFD; encoded by the coding sequence ATGACCGACCAGCATTTCACCCTGTTCGACACAAGGATCGGCCTCTGCGCCATCGCCTGGGGGCCTCGCGGCATCAACGGCGTGCAGCTTCCGATGGGCGGCGAGCAGAAAATCCGCACGCGGATCAGCCAGCGCCATGCCGATGCGGGCGAGGCGGAGCCGACCGCCGAGGTGCGAGAGGCGATCGACCGCATGGTGAAGATGCTCGCGGGCGAGCCGGACGATCTCGCCGACATCCCGCTCGATCTCGACGGCGTGCCCGACTTCAACCGCGGCGTCTACGAGATCGCGCGCACCATCCCGCCCGGCAAGACCATGACCTATGGCGACATCGCCAAGCGCCTCGGCGGCGTCCAGCTGTCGCGCGATGTCGGCCAGGCGCTCGGGCACAACCCGTGCCCGATCGTGGTGCCCTGCCACCGCGTGCTCGCGGCCGGCAACAAGCCCGGCGGATTCTCCGCGAATGGCGGCGTGGTGACGAAATTGAAGATGCTCGAGATCGAAGGCGCGCTGGTGAACCACACGCCGAGCCTGTTCGATTGA
- a CDS encoding acetyl-CoA C-acetyltransferase, translated as MAEAFIVAAARTAGGRKGGRLAGWHPADLAAKVLDELVDRTKVDPALVEDVIMGCVMQVGEQSNNVARNAIMASKLPESVPGTSIDRQCGSSQQALHFAAQAVMSGAMDVVIAAGVESMTRVPMGLSSQLPAKNGFGNYKSPGIEQRYPNIVFSQFTGAEMMAEKYGLSKNELDEYSYNSHQRAIAATQAGHFKTEIVPLEITRADGSKDTHHIDEGIRFDATLDGIKAVKLIAENGKLSAASASQICDGASGVMVVNERGLKQLGVKPLARVHHMTMMGGDPVIMLDAPLHATQRALEKAGMKIDDIDLFEVNEAFASVPTAWLKTTGADPEHLNVNGGAIALGHPLGGSGTKLMTTLVHALQQRGKRYGLQTMCEGGGMANVTIVERL; from the coding sequence ATGGCCGAGGCATTCATCGTCGCCGCTGCGCGTACCGCCGGCGGGCGCAAGGGGGGCCGCCTCGCCGGCTGGCATCCGGCCGATCTCGCCGCCAAGGTGCTGGACGAACTGGTCGACCGCACCAAGGTCGATCCGGCTCTGGTCGAGGATGTGATCATGGGCTGCGTGATGCAGGTTGGCGAACAGTCCAACAACGTGGCGCGCAACGCGATCATGGCCTCGAAGCTGCCGGAGAGCGTGCCGGGCACCTCGATCGACCGCCAGTGCGGCTCCTCGCAGCAGGCGCTGCACTTTGCCGCGCAGGCCGTGATGTCGGGCGCGATGGACGTGGTGATCGCGGCCGGCGTGGAATCGATGACGCGGGTGCCGATGGGCTTGTCCTCGCAGCTTCCGGCCAAGAACGGCTTCGGCAATTACAAGAGCCCGGGCATCGAGCAGCGCTATCCCAACATCGTGTTCAGCCAGTTCACCGGCGCGGAGATGATGGCCGAGAAGTACGGCCTGTCGAAGAACGAGCTCGACGAGTACTCCTACAACAGCCACCAGCGCGCGATCGCAGCAACGCAAGCCGGCCACTTCAAGACCGAGATCGTGCCGCTGGAGATCACCCGCGCCGACGGCTCCAAGGACACCCACCACATCGACGAAGGCATCCGCTTCGACGCCACGCTCGACGGCATCAAGGCCGTCAAGCTGATCGCCGAGAACGGCAAGCTCTCGGCCGCCAGCGCCAGCCAGATCTGCGATGGCGCCTCGGGCGTGATGGTGGTGAATGAGCGCGGCCTGAAGCAGCTCGGCGTGAAGCCGCTGGCGCGCGTCCATCACATGACGATGATGGGCGGCGATCCCGTGATCATGCTCGACGCACCGCTGCACGCCACCCAGCGCGCACTGGAGAAGGCCGGCATGAAGATCGACGACATCGACCTGTTCGAGGTCAACGAGGCCTTTGCCTCGGTGCCGACGGCGTGGCTGAAGACCACCGGCGCCGATCCGGAGCATCTCAATGTCAACGGCGGCGCCATCGCGCTCGGCCACCCCCTCGGCGGCTCCGGCACCAAGCTGATGACGACGCTGGTCCACGCACTGCAGCAGCGCGGCAAGCGCTACGGCCTCCAGACCATGTGCGAAGGCGGCGGCATGGCGAACGTGACGATCGTGGAGCGGCTGTAG
- a CDS encoding TetR family transcriptional regulator, with product MIERSSIEISLSDIAQKSGANAALVKYHFGNKDGLLLALLERDAGTELSHLEYLLAQPITPTAKLKLHIGGIIRAYHRFPYMNRLIHYLLHESVAGSADEVSKFFVAPLLDFHRRLLAEGVSRGEFRQTDPVLFYTSLIGACDHLFFGRHAMSRATGVGPVTDDVCRQYIKHMETLICGGILTQGEEAAAAG from the coding sequence ATGATCGAGCGCTCGTCGATCGAGATTTCGCTGAGCGACATCGCCCAGAAGTCCGGCGCCAACGCCGCGCTGGTCAAATATCATTTCGGCAACAAGGACGGCCTGCTGCTGGCGCTGCTCGAGCGGGACGCGGGGACGGAGCTCTCCCACCTCGAATATCTGCTGGCGCAGCCGATCACGCCAACCGCGAAGCTGAAGCTGCATATCGGTGGCATCATCCGCGCCTATCACCGCTTTCCCTACATGAACCGGCTGATCCATTATCTGCTGCACGAAAGCGTTGCGGGCTCTGCCGACGAAGTCTCCAAGTTCTTCGTGGCGCCGCTGCTGGATTTTCATCGCCGCCTTCTCGCCGAAGGCGTCAGCCGCGGCGAGTTTCGCCAAACCGATCCGGTGCTGTTCTACACCAGCCTGATCGGCGCCTGCGATCATCTGTTCTTCGGCCGGCACGCGATGTCTCGCGCGACCGGCGTCGGCCCGGTCACCGACGACGTCTGCCGGCAATATATCAAGCACATGGAAACGCTGATCTGCGGCGGCATCCTCACGCAAGGTGAGGAAGCTGCCGCGGCCGGATGA
- a CDS encoding SDR family NAD(P)-dependent oxidoreductase, translated as MQLKDVAVLITGGGSGLGAATARAMAAKGARIGVIDQNKENAEKVAVEVKGVALHADVTDEDGIKGAIAKAEAAHGVARVLMNCAGIGGSQRIVGKDGVYPLAKFARIINVNLIGTFNCLRLFAERLVTAEPIGEERGVIINTASVAAYEGQIGQIAYSASKGGVVGLTLPAARDLASQKIRVNTIAPGLFLTPLLMGLNEEARKSLGAQVPHPTRLGDASEYGSLAVHIVENPMLNGETIRLDGAICMAPR; from the coding sequence ATGCAGTTGAAAGACGTTGCCGTTCTCATCACCGGCGGTGGGTCGGGCCTTGGTGCCGCGACCGCCCGGGCCATGGCCGCCAAGGGCGCCAGGATCGGCGTGATCGATCAGAACAAGGAAAACGCCGAGAAGGTTGCCGTCGAAGTGAAGGGCGTCGCTCTTCATGCCGATGTCACCGACGAGGACGGCATCAAGGGCGCGATCGCCAAGGCGGAAGCCGCCCACGGCGTCGCGCGCGTGCTGATGAACTGCGCCGGCATCGGCGGCTCGCAGCGCATCGTCGGTAAGGACGGCGTCTATCCGCTGGCCAAGTTCGCCCGCATCATCAACGTCAATTTGATCGGGACGTTCAACTGCCTGCGGCTGTTCGCGGAGCGCCTGGTCACGGCCGAGCCGATCGGCGAGGAGCGCGGCGTCATCATCAACACGGCCTCGGTCGCCGCTTACGAAGGCCAGATCGGCCAGATCGCCTATTCGGCCTCGAAAGGCGGCGTCGTCGGATTGACCCTCCCGGCAGCCCGCGATCTCGCCAGCCAGAAAATCCGCGTCAACACGATCGCACCCGGCCTGTTTCTGACGCCATTGCTGATGGGCCTGAACGAAGAGGCTCGCAAGAGCCTGGGCGCCCAGGTACCGCATCCCACGCGCCTTGGCGATGCGAGTGAATACGGCTCGCTCGCGGTGCACATCGTGGAGAATCCGATGCTCAACGGCGAAACCATCCGTCTCGACGGCGCGATCTGTATGGCGCCGAGGTAA